A segment of the Streptococcus chenjunshii genome:
CTTCTATTTCCGAAGACATTGCAATTATCAAAAAGGCTTTTGAGGAAGCAGGTATCGGCGAGATTGAAACAATTACCGGTGCCAGCGGCGGCGTGCTGTTCAGGCCGTCCATTGCCAGATCAGAAGCGCGTGCTCTGGTGGAAAAACTGCGTGAACGCCTGTCGGAGAGCGATCGCATTTTACCCGGAGGCTATATTTATTTATCGGATCTGCTGAGCACGCCGAAAATTCTGCAGAATGTCGGCCGTATTATGGCAGATGCGTTTCGGGGTCAAAAAATTGATGCCGTCATGACCGTAGCAACAAAGGGTGTCCCTTTGGCCAATGCTGTCGCTAATATTCTCAACGTTCCCTTTGTCATTGTGCGGCGCGACTTAAAAATTACCGAAGGCTCTACGGTTTCTGTCAATTATGCCAGCGGTTCGAGCGGCCGCATAGAAAAAATGTTCTTGTCTAAACGAAGCCTGCAGCCCAACAGCAGGGTTCTTATTGTAGATGATTTTCTTAAAGGCGGCGGAACTATTTCAGGAATGATAAGTCTTTTGGATGAATTTGACTGCCGCTTGGTCGGAGTTGCTGTTTTTGCAGAAAACGTCCAAGGAAGTCAGGAAAGGCAAACTTATAAGTCTCTGCTTAAGGTGTCAGAAATTGACATCAAAAATCAGCGGCTGACAGTTGAGATCGGTAGCATTTTTGATTAAACAGCAGGCGGCCATTATCTTGTTTTTTAAGGGCAATAGCATTTTTTGCACGATTTTGCTGTAAATAGCGCAGAATAAGGAGAAAGTATTTGACAGAAAGTACCGTTTATGTTACTATACTAAGCGGTACTTTTTACTTTTGGTCTCTCCAGAGTGTACAGAGACGTGCTGACAAATGTTGCAAAAGTACACACAGGAAAGAGGATTGTCACCGATCGCTTTTTCAACCAAAAATAAAAAATAATACAGGAGAATGTAGATGCCTACAATTAACCAGTTGGTACGTAAACCACGTAAGTCTAAAGTAGAAAAATCTAAATCACCGGCTTTGAACGTTGGTTATAACAGTCATAAAAAAGTGCAGACCAATATTGCTTCACCGCAAAAACGCGGTGTTGCAACACGTGTCGGAACAATGACACCTAAAAAGCCTAACTCTGCCCTTCGTAAATTTGCCCGTGTTCGTTTGAGCAATCTTATTGAAGTAACGGCTTATATCCCAGGAATCGGCCATAACCTGCAGGAGCATAGTGTTGTGCTTATCCGCGGCGGCCGGGTAAAAGACCTTCCGGGTGTCCGTTACCATATTGTTCGCGGTGCTCTTGATACTGCCGGTGTAACTGACCGGAAGCAAGGCCGTTCGAAATACGGAACTAAAAAACCAAAAGCATAAGAAGGGAGCATGAGAAATGAGTCGTAAAAACCAAGCGCCAAAGCGTGAAGTATTGCCAGATCCGCTGTACAATTCTAAACTTGTTACACGTCTTATCAACCGTGTTATGCTTGATGGAAAACGCGGAACGGCGTCCAGCATTGTTTACGGTGCCTTCGAACAGATTAAGGAAGCAACAGGAAATGATGCGCTGGAAGTTTTTGAAACAGCAATGGAAAATATTATGCCTGTACTTGAAGTCCGTGCCCGCCGTGTCGGAGGTTCTAACTATCAAGTGCCCGTTGAAGTACGTCCGGAACGCCGGACAACATTGGGTCTTCGCTGGCTGGTGACAATTTCCCGCGGACGCGGCGAACACACTATGCAAGACCGTTTGGCAAAAGAAATTATGGATGCGGCTAACAATACAGGAGCATCTGTCAAGAGACGCGAAGATACTCACCGTATGGCTGAAGCCAACCGTGCCTTTGCTCACTTCCGCTGGTAAGATTGAAACATCAGAGTTAAAAAAACAGAGGATAACTGTGCTGCAGGAGAACTTGCTTTTTCTCCGCCCTACTCTAAAAACACTGTGCTTAACTCTTATTTGAACAGCATAAATGACTTAGAACGGGTAGGTCCTGCCTATCCGTTCTTTCTAAATATGGTATAATAACAAAGTAAATAAATTTTATAGGAGAAAACCAAATGGCTCGCGAATTTTCACTTGAAAAAACTCGTAACATCGGTATCATGGCTCACGTCGATGCTGGTAAAACAACAACGACGGAACGTATTCTTTATTATACTGGTAAAATCCACAAAATTGGTGAAACACACGAAGGTGCTTCACAAATGGACTGGATGGAACAGGAACAAGAGCGTGGTATCACAATTACCTCAGCTGCGACAACTGCCCAATGGAACGGTCACCGCGTCAATATCATTGACACCCCAGGGCACGTGGACTTCACTATCGAAGTTCAGCGCTCTCTGCGTGTTTTGGATGGTGCTGTAACGGTGCTGGACTCGCAGTCAGGTGTTGAACCGCAGACTGAAACAGTATGGCGCCAGGCAACTGAATACGGCGTTCCGCGTATCGTATTTGCTAATAAAATGGATAAGATCGGTGCGGACTTCCTTTATTCTGTCAGCACCCTGCATGACCGTCTTCAGGCCAATGCTCATCCTATTCAGCTGCCAATCGGTGCTGAAGATGATTTCCGCGGTATCATTGACCTCATCAAAATGAAGGCCGAAATTTATACGAACGATCTTGGAACTGATATTTTGGAAGAAGATATCCCTGAAGAATATCTTGCTCAGGCTGAAGAATATCGGGAAAAGCTGATCGAAGCGGTCGCTGAAACAGATGAAGATCTGATGCTGAAGTATCTTGAAGGTGAGGACATTACAGAGGATGAGCTGAAAGCTGCTATCCGTAAAGCTACGATTAATGTGGAATTTTATCCGGTACTTTGCGGTTCTGCCTTTAAAAACAAGGGTGTACAGCTGATGCTTGATGCGGTTATCGATTATCTTCCAAGTCCGCTGGATATTCCTGCTATTAAAGGTGTTAATCCAGATACTGATGAAGAAGAAACACGTCCAGCTTCAGATGAAGAACCTTTTGCAGCTCTGGCTTTTAAAATTATGACAGACCCCTTTGTCGGCCGTCTGACCTTCTTCCGTGTCTACTCAGGTATCCTTGAAAGCGGTTCTTATGTATTGAACACAACCAAAGGCAAGCGTGAGCGTATCGGCCGTATCCTGCAGATGCATGCTAACAGCCGCGAAGAGATTCAAACTGTTTATGCCGGTGATATTGCAGCTGCGGTAGGTCTTAAAGAGACAACAACAGGTGATTCACTGACTGATGAAAAAGCTAAGGTTATCCTTGAATCAATTGAAGTACCGGAACCGGTTATCCAATTGATGGTTGAACCTAAATCCAAAGCCGATCAGGATAAAATGGGGATTGCTCTGCAAAAACTAGCTGAAGAAGACCCAACCTTCCGCGTTGAAACAAATCCTGAAACAGGTGAAACTGTCATTTCAGGTATGGGAGAACTGCATCTGGATGTCCTTGTTGACCGGATGAAACGTGAATTTAAAGTTGAGGCAAATGTAGGAGCACCTCAAGTATCTTACCGTGAAACCTTCCGTGCCTCTACTCAGGCTCACGGTTTCTTCAAACGCCAAACTGGTGGTAAAGGTCAATTTGGTGATGTTTGGATTGAGTTTACACCTAATGAGGAAGGCAAAGGCTTTGAATTTGAAAATGCCATTGTCGGTGGTGTTGTGCCGCGTGAATTTATTCCAGCGGTTGAAAAAGGACTTATTGAGTCAATGGCCAATGGTGTCCTTGCGGGCTATCCTATCGTTGATGTTAAGGCTAAACTTTATGATGGTTCATACCACGATGTCGACTCTTCAGAGACAGCCTTCAAGGTTGCGGCTTCACTGGCGCTCAGAGAAGCTGCAAAAACAGCACAGCCTGTTATTCTTGAGCCGATGATGCTTGTAACAATTACAGCACCTGAAGATAACCTCGGGGATGTTATGGGACATGTGACAGCCCGCCGCGGTCGTGTTGATGGTATGGAAGCACACGGTAACAGTCAAATTGTCCGTGCGTACGTCCCTCTTGCTGAAATGTTCGGCTATGCAACTGTGCTGCGGTCAGCGACACAGGGCCGCGGAACCTTTATGATGGTTTTTGACCACTACGAAGATGTTCCTAAAGCGGTTCAGGAAGACATTATTAAGAAAAACGGCGGTCATGAATAATTCAGTGACTGACTGTCTAGGCACCGTTTCGGTGCCTTTTTTGATAGGAAGCTGTTAGTAATCGTGCCTGTCTGCCCAATTTTTAGGACAATAGCTGTTTTTCAGAAAATTTTACTGAGGAGAAAAAGGCAGGAGACAAAATGTACTGGCCCCCAAAAGTTGGACAATTACTTATTGAAAGGATTTAGTTCTGTATTGAACAGGACTGAGTCCTTTTAGTTTTGTCTTAATGCGTTTATGGTTGTAGTAAAAGATGTACTCGGTAATCGCTTGTTCGAGCTCATCCAGTGAGTGGTTTAATCGGTCTCGTTTCAAGTCTGATGTTCGGTATCAGTGATTTGCCTGCTAAAATTGCATACCCTTCGCATTTTAATTCTGGTTTTCGGTTTGATTATAACGATGAATGTGCTCAACGGCTGGGCAGAACAGGAAACTTTCCTTCACCATGCTTTTAGCGTTTTTGTGCCATTTTTTGGGGTTTATCTGGTGGGTGTGGCTTTTTATCATTTATTTGACTCATCAAAAGGTCTCTCAAGTCAGCGAAAAATTAAAGAGCGCAAAAAAAAGCTGAACTAAGTCTGCCTTGATGATCTGCACTGATGAATAAGACGGAACAATGAGGCCTTGAACATTTCAATTAAAGAAGATTTGGCTTAGGGTTCAGCCAAGATAAGGCAGTCCGTGCTTGATAATGTAAAGCCCGGTATAAGCAGGCTGTTGAAAAAATCTTGCAAAAGATATTGAAAAGTTATATAATGGAAATGTTGAAAGGGCCTGTATTTTTTTACAAGTTATTCTTTTCACGATTGGCAGAGAGGCAACTCTCTAATTAATTTTTTTGATTTTCAATAAGGAGGAAATCACTATATGGTAGTTAAAGTTGGTATTAACGGTTTCGGTCGTATCGGACGTCTCGCTTTCCGTCGTATCCAAAACGTAGAAGGTGTTGAAGTGACTCGCATCAACGACCTTACAGATCCAAACATGCTTGCGCATTTGTTGAAATATGACACTACGCAAGGCCGTTTTGATGGTACAGTGGAAGTAAAAGAAGGCGGATTCGAAGTTAATGGTAAATTCGTTAAGGTTTCTGCTGAACGTGATCCAGAAGCAATTGACTGGGCAACTGATGGTGTTGAAATTGTCCTTGAAGCAACAGGTTTCTTTGCTAAGAAAGAAGCTGCAGAAAAACATTTGCATGCTAATGGCGGTGCTAAAAAAGTTGTTATCACTGCGCCAGGTGGAAACGATGTGAAGACAGTCGTTTTCAACACTAACCATGATATCCTTGATGGTACTGAAACAGTTATCTCCGGTGCATCATGTACAACAAACTGTCTTGCACCAATGGCTAAAGCTCTTCACGATAATTTTGGTATTCAAGAAGGTTTGATGACAACAATCCACGCTTACACCGGCGACCAAATGATTCTTGACGGACCTCACCGCGGCGGTGACCTTCGCCGTGCTCGTTCAGGAGCTAACAACATTGTGCCTAACTCAACAGGTGCTGCTAAAGCTATCGGTCTTGTTATTCCTGAATTGAACGGAAAACTTGACGGTGCTGCACAGCGTGTTCCTGTTCCAACTGGTTCTGTTACGGAATTGGTAGCTGTTCTTGACAAGAATGTAACAGCTGAAGAAGTTAACGCAGCTATGAAAGCAGCAGCTAATGAGTCATACGGCTATACTGAAGACCCAATCGTTTCTTCAGACATCGTAGGTATTTCATACGGTTCATTATTTGATGCAACTCAAACAAAAGTTCTTGATGTTGATGGTAAACAATTGGTTAAAGTTGTTTCATGGTATGACAATGAAATGTCTTATACATCACAGCTTGTTCGTACACTTGAGTACTTTGCAAAAATCGCTCAATAATAGACGGACATAATCAAAAAGAGGGGAAACCCTCTTTTTTTATATAAGAACAAAGGGCGATAAAAAAATCCGTATGAAAAGACGGTAAGCCAGCAATCTCTGATTTCGTAGGCGCACCCCTGCCAGAACGACTAGAAAGGTGCGGTCGGCTGTTAAGGCGACAAAGCTTTCAGTCGTTTACGGCTGACGGTAAGCCAGCAATCTCCGATTTCTCAGATGCCCTATAGTTTATGAGGTAAGAAAGCTGCTTTATCGGTCTGCCTTAGCAATGAACTGCTGTATCAAACGTTTAGCCCCTATCTTTTTGACTATGCCAGAAAGATTTTCTTCAACCGCAAACCATAGGCTCCCTCGCTCTCACAGTATTTAGGGTCAGTTCTGTTCGATTCAGTGCCTCTTGCAAAAAGACGCTTTGTTTTGCCTACCGTATTTAGAGAAATTATGATATAATTAGCGTGTAAAAAATTTTTAAGGAGTCTGATAAATGGCGAAATTAACTGTTAAAGATCTTGATTTAAAAGGGAAAAAAGTCCTTGTCCGTGTTGATTTTAACGTCCCTTTGAAAGACGGCGTTATCACTAACGACAATCGTATCTCAGCAGCTCTGCCGACAATTAAATATATTGTTGAACAGGGCGGCCGTGCTGTTCTCTTTTCACATTTGGGCCGTGTGAAAGAAGAGGCTGATAAAGAAGGTAAATCACTCGCTCCCGTAGCAAAAGACCTTTCAGAAAAACTTGGTCAGGAAGTTGTATTCCCAGGAGCAACCCGCGGCGAGAAACTGGAAGCAGCTATCAATGCTCTTGAAGATGGGCAGGTTCTTTTGGTTGAAAACACACGTTTTGAAGATGTTGATGGTAAGAAAGAATCCAAAAATGATCCTGAACTTGGCAAATACTGGGCTTCACTTGGCGATGGTATTTTTGTCAATGATGCCTTTGGGACAGCTCACCGTGCTCATGCCTCAAATGTTGGTATTTCAGCTAATGTCGAACAGGCGGCAGCCGGCTTCCTTTTGGAAAATGAAATTGCTTATATCCAAGAGGCTGTTGAAACCCCAGAACGCCCATTTGTAGCAATCTTAGGCGGTTCTAAGGTATCAGATAAAATCGGTGTCATTGAAAATCTGTTGGCAAAAGCAGACAAGGTGCTTATCGGCGGCGGTATGACTTATACTTTCTACAAAGCACAAGGCATTGAAATTGGTGATTCTTTGGTTGAAGAAGATAAGCTGGATATCGCTAAAGAATTGCTGGAAAAAGCGGAAGGCAAACTGATTCTGCCAGTTGACTCTAAAGAAGCCAATGCTTTTGCTGACTATACTGAAGTAAGAGATACGGAAGGTGAAGCAGTTGATGCCGGTTTCTTAGGGCTTGATATCGGTCCTAAGTCTATTGCTAAATTTGACGAAGAATTAACAGGTGCTAAAACAGTCGTTTGGAATGGTCCTATGGGTGTATTTGAAAACCCTGACTTCCAAGCGGGTACGATTGGTGTCATGGATGCTATTGTTAAACAGCCTGGAGTGAAGTCTATTATCGGCGGCGGAGACTCAGCCGCAGCTGCTATCAATTTAGGCCGTGCCGACAAGTTTTCTTGGATTTCTACCGGCGGCGGAGCTTCTATGGAACTTCTTGAAGGGAAGGTTCTTCCAGGACTCTCAGCACTTACAGAAAAGTAAGATTATCAGAAGATGAAGAGGAGTGGACAGACAGCTATGATTGCAGAGCAGTCGTCTGTCTATCTCTTCCTCTTTTTTTGCACAGCAAAGACGGTTAAGGAAATGAGCGCTGAATCAGAAACCAGCCTTTTCCCTTCCCTTTCTTTGCAGGTTTCTCTTGCTGTATTGTCAGTCTTGAGGATAAGCAGTCTGAAAAAAGGATTATCAAAAGACGTTTTCCATGATAAAATAGGAATAAATGGAAAAGAAGGGGTTATTGTGTTAAAAAAATACAGATTTGACCGGCACAAGTTTAAATTAGGCATGCGAACGCTAAAGACAGGGATTGCTGTTTTTTTGGTTTTGCTGCTTTTCTCCCTCCTTCATTGGGAAGGTATGCAAATCGCTGCTTTGACGGCAGTTTTCAGCCTGCGGGAGGATTTCGATAAAAGTGTCCATTTTGGAACGTCCCGTATTTTAGGCAACTCTATTGGAGGAGTGATGGCCTTGATTTTCTACTTTGTCAGTGACTGGTTTAATAACAGTTTTTGGGTTGTTCCTCTGTTAGTGCCCGTCCTGACAATGCTGACTATTATGTTTAATGTGGCTTTTGATAACAAGGCCGGTGTTATCGGCGGAGTAGCAGCTATGTTGATTATTACGCTGTCCATTCCTCAGGATGAAACAGTTCTCTATGTTTTTACCCGTGTCTTTGAAACATTTTGCGGTGTTTTTATTGCTATTTTAGTTAACGCTGATTTTGATAAGCTGCAGCAGTTTTTTCTTTCACATTTTAAAAAGTAAGTTTTTGAAAACTTGCTTTTTTTATGTTACAAAATATCACATTATAACTTGACAGTTCGTTTTATTAATCTTATAATAGACAGGTGAAGGGAGGTTTACCATGCAAGAAAAAGAACTGAGACGTTCCATGGCAGTTTTTCCCATCGGAACTGTTATGAAACTGACTGATTTGACTGCACGTCAGATTCGTTATTATGAAGATCAGGGTTTGCTTAGACCGGATCGCAGTTCAGGTAACCGCCGTCTTTATTCTTTAAATGATATGGATACGTTGCTTGAGATTAAAGATTTCTTAGATGAAGGTCTTAATATTGCGGCCATAAAAAAAGAATACGCTGATCGTAAGGATAAAGCACTGAAAAAGAAGAAGGCTTTAACTGATGCAGATGTGAGACGTATATTACATGATGAACTGCGCCGTCAGGGCGGCTTTTTCACCCCTTCCCATAATTTTCGTTAAATTTGCACTTAAAAAGTGCCTTAATTTTACTTTTACAAAGGAGACCATTTCATGGCAATCACAGTAGCTGACATCAAACGTGACATTCAAGAACAGAATGTTACCTTTATCCGTTTGATGTTTTCTGATATCTTGGGGACAATGAAAAATGTAGAATTCCCCGCGACTGAAGAGCAAATCGATAAGGTCTTGTCCAACAAAGCGATGTTTGATGGTTCATCAATTGAAGGGTTTGTACGTATTAATGAATCTGATATGTACCTTTATCCCGATCTTGATACGTGGACCGTTTTCCCTTGGGGGGATGAAAACGGCCGTGTCGGTGGTTTTATCTGTGATATCTATACAGCAGAGAATGAACCGTTTACCGGTGATCCCCGCGGCAATTTAAAAAAAGCTCTGCGCCATATGGAAGAACTGGGCTATAAATCCTTTAATTTAGGACCGGAGCCGGAATTTTTCCTTTTCAAAATGGATGAACAGGGAGTGCCTACCCTTGAAGTTAATGACAAGGGAGGGTATTTTGATTTAGCACCGACTGACTTAGCTGATAATACACGCCGTGAGATTGTCAATGTCTTAACTGAAATGGGCTTTGAAGTTGAGGCCAGTCACCATGAGGTAGCTGTCGGCCAGCATGAGATAGATTTCAAATATGCTGATGTTTTAAAAGCCTGCGATAATATTCAGATGTTTAAGCTGGTTGTCAAAACCATTGCCCGCAAACACGGTCTGTATGCGACCTTTATGGCAAAACCTAAATACGGCATTGCTGGTTCAGGGATGCACTGCAATATGTCACTTTTTAATAAAAACGGAGAGAACGCCTTTTATGATACGGCGGATCCCAGAGGCATGGATCTGTCTGAAGATGCCTACTATTTCTTGGGCGGTTTAATGAAACATGCTTACAGCTATACCGCTATCATGAATCCGACTGTTAATTCCTACAAGCGTTTGGTCCCGGGTTATGAAGCTCCGGTGTATATTGCTTGGGCAGGACGCAACCGCTCTCCGCTTATCCGTGTTCCGGCTTCGCGCGGCCTCAGTACTCGGCTTGAGCTGCGCTCTGTTGATCCGACAGCTAATCCATATTTGGCGCTTGCAGTGCTTTTAGAATCAGGTTTAGACGGGATTGTCAATAAGATTGAAGCTCCGGCTCCGGTCGAAACCAATATTTACTCCATGACCGCTGAGGAGCGCAGAGAAGTCGGAATTATTGACTTGCCGTCAACCTTGCATAATGCATTGAAGGCATTGCAGGAAGACGAAGTGATCAAAGCGGCCCTAGGTGAGCATATCTATATTAACTTCCTTGAGGCCAAAAGGATTGAGTGGGCCAGCTACGCGACCTTTGTTTCCCAGTGGGAAGTGGATAACTATTTGGATTTGTATTAGAACTGCTGTCATTTTTTAATAATCTGAGAGCGGGACAACTCGTGATATCTTTGATATCATGAGTTGTCCCGCTTTTTTTCAGCGGCTGATCTATGGGCTATAGGCTGATTTGATAGAGGAAATGACTGTACTTCCGCTGCTCTGTAAATTTGATTTGTTATTTTATTAACTTGAACTTAATTTGTCTGTTACATTTGTCTGCTATACTCAATTTACTATCAACGGAGGTTCAATTGATGAAGTCATTAAGAAAAAATAAGTTATCTCGTTCAGCCCTGCTCTGTTCTTCTATGGTGTTAGCCTTTTTTGCTGCCTCAGCTCCGGTAAATGCTGACAGCCATACGATTCAGGAAGGGGATTCTTTTTTTAGTATTGCCAGCCAGTACGGTATGGATATGTATGAATTGGCTGCCATGAACAATATGACTGTCAATAGTCTTATTCTTCCCGGTCAGCAAATTAACGTTACTAATAATGTTGCAGAATCAAATGCAGCAGCAATTGCTCCTGAAACCACCGAAGCAGATACAGGTGAAATAGAGGCAGAACCTGCAGTGTCCGAAAGTACTTATCCGATCGGCCAGTGCACTTGGGGTGTTAAAGAATTGGCTTCTTGGGCTGGTGACTGGTGGGGCAATGGCGGTGACTGGGCTGCCAGTGCCGCTGAACAAGGCTTTGCCATCGGTACAACACCGGCTGCCGGTGCTATTGTTTGCTGGACAGATGGAGGCTACGGACATGTTGCCTATGTGACGGAAGTTGGTGAAGATGGTCAAATCCAAGTGCTGGAGTCTAACTATAAAGATCAGCAGTGGATTGAT
Coding sequences within it:
- the purR gene encoding pur operon repressor; the encoded protein is MKLRRSERMVVISNYLLNNPYQLTSLSTFASQYEAAKSSISEDIAIIKKAFEEAGIGEIETITGASGGVLFRPSIARSEARALVEKLRERLSESDRILPGGYIYLSDLLSTPKILQNVGRIMADAFRGQKIDAVMTVATKGVPLANAVANILNVPFVIVRRDLKITEGSTVSVNYASGSSGRIEKMFLSKRSLQPNSRVLIVDDFLKGGGTISGMISLLDEFDCRLVGVAVFAENVQGSQERQTYKSLLKVSEIDIKNQRLTVEIGSIFD
- the rpsL gene encoding 30S ribosomal protein S12 is translated as MPTINQLVRKPRKSKVEKSKSPALNVGYNSHKKVQTNIASPQKRGVATRVGTMTPKKPNSALRKFARVRLSNLIEVTAYIPGIGHNLQEHSVVLIRGGRVKDLPGVRYHIVRGALDTAGVTDRKQGRSKYGTKKPKA
- the rpsG gene encoding 30S ribosomal protein S7 produces the protein MSRKNQAPKREVLPDPLYNSKLVTRLINRVMLDGKRGTASSIVYGAFEQIKEATGNDALEVFETAMENIMPVLEVRARRVGGSNYQVPVEVRPERRTTLGLRWLVTISRGRGEHTMQDRLAKEIMDAANNTGASVKRREDTHRMAEANRAFAHFRW
- the fusA gene encoding elongation factor G, whose protein sequence is MAREFSLEKTRNIGIMAHVDAGKTTTTERILYYTGKIHKIGETHEGASQMDWMEQEQERGITITSAATTAQWNGHRVNIIDTPGHVDFTIEVQRSLRVLDGAVTVLDSQSGVEPQTETVWRQATEYGVPRIVFANKMDKIGADFLYSVSTLHDRLQANAHPIQLPIGAEDDFRGIIDLIKMKAEIYTNDLGTDILEEDIPEEYLAQAEEYREKLIEAVAETDEDLMLKYLEGEDITEDELKAAIRKATINVEFYPVLCGSAFKNKGVQLMLDAVIDYLPSPLDIPAIKGVNPDTDEEETRPASDEEPFAALAFKIMTDPFVGRLTFFRVYSGILESGSYVLNTTKGKRERIGRILQMHANSREEIQTVYAGDIAAAVGLKETTTGDSLTDEKAKVILESIEVPEPVIQLMVEPKSKADQDKMGIALQKLAEEDPTFRVETNPETGETVISGMGELHLDVLVDRMKREFKVEANVGAPQVSYRETFRASTQAHGFFKRQTGGKGQFGDVWIEFTPNEEGKGFEFENAIVGGVVPREFIPAVEKGLIESMANGVLAGYPIVDVKAKLYDGSYHDVDSSETAFKVAASLALREAAKTAQPVILEPMMLVTITAPEDNLGDVMGHVTARRGRVDGMEAHGNSQIVRAYVPLAEMFGYATVLRSATQGRGTFMMVFDHYEDVPKAVQEDIIKKNGGHE
- the gap gene encoding type I glyceraldehyde-3-phosphate dehydrogenase encodes the protein MVVKVGINGFGRIGRLAFRRIQNVEGVEVTRINDLTDPNMLAHLLKYDTTQGRFDGTVEVKEGGFEVNGKFVKVSAERDPEAIDWATDGVEIVLEATGFFAKKEAAEKHLHANGGAKKVVITAPGGNDVKTVVFNTNHDILDGTETVISGASCTTNCLAPMAKALHDNFGIQEGLMTTIHAYTGDQMILDGPHRGGDLRRARSGANNIVPNSTGAAKAIGLVIPELNGKLDGAAQRVPVPTGSVTELVAVLDKNVTAEEVNAAMKAAANESYGYTEDPIVSSDIVGISYGSLFDATQTKVLDVDGKQLVKVVSWYDNEMSYTSQLVRTLEYFAKIAQ
- a CDS encoding phosphoglycerate kinase — encoded protein: MAKLTVKDLDLKGKKVLVRVDFNVPLKDGVITNDNRISAALPTIKYIVEQGGRAVLFSHLGRVKEEADKEGKSLAPVAKDLSEKLGQEVVFPGATRGEKLEAAINALEDGQVLLVENTRFEDVDGKKESKNDPELGKYWASLGDGIFVNDAFGTAHRAHASNVGISANVEQAAAGFLLENEIAYIQEAVETPERPFVAILGGSKVSDKIGVIENLLAKADKVLIGGGMTYTFYKAQGIEIGDSLVEEDKLDIAKELLEKAEGKLILPVDSKEANAFADYTEVRDTEGEAVDAGFLGLDIGPKSIAKFDEELTGAKTVVWNGPMGVFENPDFQAGTIGVMDAIVKQPGVKSIIGGGDSAAAAINLGRADKFSWISTGGGASMELLEGKVLPGLSALTEK
- a CDS encoding FUSC family protein is translated as MRTLKTGIAVFLVLLLFSLLHWEGMQIAALTAVFSLREDFDKSVHFGTSRILGNSIGGVMALIFYFVSDWFNNSFWVVPLLVPVLTMLTIMFNVAFDNKAGVIGGVAAMLIITLSIPQDETVLYVFTRVFETFCGVFIAILVNADFDKLQQFFLSHFKK
- a CDS encoding MerR family transcriptional regulator; translation: MQEKELRRSMAVFPIGTVMKLTDLTARQIRYYEDQGLLRPDRSSGNRRLYSLNDMDTLLEIKDFLDEGLNIAAIKKEYADRKDKALKKKKALTDADVRRILHDELRRQGGFFTPSHNFR
- the glnA gene encoding type I glutamate--ammonia ligase, with translation MAITVADIKRDIQEQNVTFIRLMFSDILGTMKNVEFPATEEQIDKVLSNKAMFDGSSIEGFVRINESDMYLYPDLDTWTVFPWGDENGRVGGFICDIYTAENEPFTGDPRGNLKKALRHMEELGYKSFNLGPEPEFFLFKMDEQGVPTLEVNDKGGYFDLAPTDLADNTRREIVNVLTEMGFEVEASHHEVAVGQHEIDFKYADVLKACDNIQMFKLVVKTIARKHGLYATFMAKPKYGIAGSGMHCNMSLFNKNGENAFYDTADPRGMDLSEDAYYFLGGLMKHAYSYTAIMNPTVNSYKRLVPGYEAPVYIAWAGRNRSPLIRVPASRGLSTRLELRSVDPTANPYLALAVLLESGLDGIVNKIEAPAPVETNIYSMTAEERREVGIIDLPSTLHNALKALQEDEVIKAALGEHIYINFLEAKRIEWASYATFVSQWEVDNYLDLY
- a CDS encoding CHAP domain-containing protein — translated: MKSLRKNKLSRSALLCSSMVLAFFAASAPVNADSHTIQEGDSFFSIASQYGMDMYELAAMNNMTVNSLILPGQQINVTNNVAESNAAAIAPETTEADTGEIEAEPAVSESTYPIGQCTWGVKELASWAGDWWGNGGDWAASAAEQGFAIGTTPAAGAIVCWTDGGYGHVAYVTEVGEDGQIQVLESNYKDQQWIDNYRGWFDPNDGVTPGTVSYIYPGA